In the Desulfuromonas thiophila genome, TGCCGCGCTTGTCGTCCGTTACGATGCCGGCCTGACGCAGCACCGCCAGATGCTTGGAGATGGTCGAGAAATCGACGTCGATGGCCGCGACGAATTCACAGACGCAGCGCTCGCCATCGGCCAGTTGCTCCACCATCCACAGGCGGGTGGGGTGGGCCAGAGCCTTGAGGACCTCGGCGCGGGTACGGCAGAAGGCTTTTTCGGCGGCGGTCTGCGGTCTGATCTCGGGCTGGGTTTGTGTTTGCATGTTTGGCAAAATAGCCAAGCTTTAAGGGTCTGTCAAGGTCTAATCCGGGTTGCGCTCAGAGGCTGCGGCGTGGCTCGGCCGATGGTTTGCCGAAATAATAGCCCTGCATCAGATCGACCCCGAGCGCCTTGAACCAGTCGTACTCCTCGCGGGTTTCGATGCCTTCGGCCAGAATCTGGCAACCGGCGTCACGGCACATGGCCCGCAGGGCGCGGGCAATGGATTGCTTGATTTCTGACCGGTGCACGTCACGCACCAGTTCCATGTCGAGTTTGATGATATTCGGTTGCAGGCGGGCAAACAGGTTGAGAGAGGAAAAGCCGCTGCCGATATCGTCGAGAGCGGTGCGAAAGCCCTTGCTGCGGTAGTAGTCGAGAATATGGATCAGGTGCTCAAGGCTGTCGACCTTTTCTGTTTCGACCACCTCGAACACGATTCGGCCTGGGTCAAATTCCAGTTGTTGGGCCCAATGGACGGTGTCGCGCAGGCAGAATTCGGGGTTGTAGATGGAGGAGGGCAGGAAATTGACAAAGATATTCTGGTAAATGTTCTTGACCGCAGCGGTCTTGATGGCTGTCTCCCGGCATTGCCGGTCCAAGTTGAACAGCAGGCCTGTCTTCAGGGCGGTGGTAAACATCGGTCCTGGGGCCATGAAGCTGCCATCGGCCAGCACCCCGCGGGCCAGACATTCATAGGCGTAGATGCTGTGATCGGCCACAGCGACAATCGGCTGGAAGTGTACTGTCAAAGAACCGTTGTCGAGCAGCCAGACCAGCTCGCGCGCCTGCAGCAGGGTGGCCCAGGTTTCCAGGGTTTTGGCCTGGGCCATCTTGCCGAAGTCGAGCGCTTCATCGGGGGCCAGCGGCAGCAGATGGATGTTGCGCTGTTCCGTTTCGGTCAGATCGGGCAAGGCCGCCAAGGTCGTGACCAACGCGGCAAAATCCTCCAGTTGGCAGCACAGCTGCATCGGAGCCAGCTGACAGTCGTAGCCTTCAGAGAACAGCGCGGTGGCGATCTTGTCGAGAATGTATTCGTGCGCGGCACTGATATAAAGGGTGCGACGGCCATTGGGCCAGGGAGGCGTGGTGGTACAGTGACGGCAGGACATGCAGGCTCCTTGGCAAGATTGACAGGGCGGGGGATGGTGCTCCGACGGTCAGTTGGTCACCAATTCTACGGTAGCTGCGGGCAGGGCAAAAGGAAAATGCGACATTGCCGGCGCAAAACCGCTGCCGGCGATTGCTCGGCCGGCAGACAGTTGGCGGAGTGCCACAGAGGCTCTTTTCTGCCCAGTCCAGGCCGCTGCCATGTTAAGCTGGCGGCCGTTTCGTTGCGACCGTCGCAGGGTTTGCTGGCATGGGCTCTGTGAGCTGTCCGTTAAGCCACCCGTTCTGTTATGGGCTTGGCGAGAGCGGGCGGTGGCGGGCGCGCCAGAGGAGGAAATTGCTGTGATGGAGGGACTCTTGGCCGGTGGTGCGGTCCTCATCGGTCTGGTGGTGCTGCTTTACAGTGCTGACCGGTTTGTTGATGGCGCTGTCGGGGTGTCGCGCCATTTTGGCATGCCGACCTTGCTGATTGGCATGGTGGTCATCGGTTTCGGTACCTCGGCGCCGGAGATGGTGGTGTCGGCCATTTCTGCCCTGCAGGGCAATCCGGGATTGGCGCTGGGTAATGCCTATGGTTCGAATATCACCAATATTGCCCTGATTCTGGGGCTGACGGCGGTGCTCCGGCCCATTGCCGTGCATTCCCATGCCCTGCGCAAGGAATTGCCCCTGTTGTTGCTGATGACCCTGGTGGCGGCGGTGCAGCTGTGGGATGGTCATCTCAGCCGTCTCGACGCGCTGGTGCTGCTGCTGCTGTTCGCCGGCTGGATGGGCTGGTCGATCCGGCAGGCATGGCGTCGCCCCGGTGATGCCCTTGGCAGCGAACTGGAACAGGATCTGATACTGCAGCCGCTGCCATTGCGACGGGCTGTGGCTCTGGTGCTGCTGGGTCTGGTGCTGCTGACCCTCAGTTCCCGCCTGCTGGTCTGGGGCGCGGTACGGCTGGCGCAGGGCTTTGGCGTCAGCGATCTGATCATTGGCCTGACCATTGTCGCCATCGGTACCTCGCTGCCTGAACTGGCCTCGTCGCTGGCGGCCACCCGCAAGGGCGAACACGATCTGGTGCTGGGCAATGTCCTGGGTTCCAATCTGTTCAATACCCTGGCGGTGGTCGGCATCGCCGGTGCCATTGAACCCCTGGTGGTGGAGCCGGCCGTGCTTGGGCGCGACATGCTGACCGTGGCCGTGTTGACCGCCGCGCTGCTGCTGTTCGGCTTCGGTTTCACCGGTTTTGGCCGTGGTCGCATCAATCGTTTCGAGGGGGCGCTGCTGCTGGTTGCCTATGGCGCCTACAACGGTTTTCTGGTGTGGAGTCTGTTGTGATAAGCTCACGTAATGACATGTGTTTCAGGGCATTGTAAAAATAATGCGACCGGCTGCGGATTTTCATTCACAGCCGTGAAAATTGGCGTATAAGGAAAAAGCTGCGCGCCGCCCGGCACTACATTGGGCGGCGTCTTTTCGTTGGTCCTTTTTTCTTGCGAGGAAACACCCATGGGCCGCCTGCAGATCCGCGAAGCTGTTTTGGAGGATCTCGATTTTCTGCACCAGCTGGAAGGCTGCTGCTTCCCCTGCCATCGGCAGAGCAGCCGCCGTTCACTGCGGACCAGCATTACCAGTGCCAGTCAGCAGACCTACATTCTCGAACGCATCAAGAACAAACTGCCGCCGGCGCCGGTGGGGGCGGCCACGGTGTTCTGCTACAAGCATGCTCTGCGCATCTATTCCATCGCCATCCATCCGGATTATCGTGGTCACGGCATGGGTGATTTTCTGCTGCGTTACCTCATCGGTCTGGCCCAGCTGCGTGGCTGTGACCGCTTGACCCTGGAGGCCGACAGCCACAACCGGGCGCTGATCGATTGGTACCGCAAATTCTCCTTTGTCACCGTTGAACAGCTGGAGGACTATTATGGACCGGGCGAACCGGCCTGCCGCATGGTGCACCGCCTGCGCCAGACGCCGGACAGTGCCCTGTTCACCGGCAACGTGATCGTGGTCGATCAAGTGCGGCGCTGGCGTTTTGCCATTCCCGGTGTCGAAATCGTCTCGGCTCGTGACTACCTGTCGGCCGAGCGCTTTCGCAACAGCGAACGCTACCATGTGCTGAATCTGTGCCAGTCGTACCGTACCCACAGCTTGGGCTATTATGTGTCGCTGCTGGCGGCGGCCCGCAACCACCGGCTGATACCCTCGGTGATGGCGATGAAGGATGTCGCCAACATGGCCATCGCCCAGAGCCTGACCGAGGAGATCCGTCCCTTTCTTGATGACAAGCTGCAGCGCATCGGGCCGGACGGCCTGGAGCTGATGGTGGTGCTGGGCAAGACGCCGCGGCGCGAGTTCGCCGATCTGGCCAAGAAGCTGTTCACCCTGTTCGAGATTCCCTTTTTTATTGTCCAGTTCGCCCGTAACGGCAGCTGGAAGATTCGCCAGATCAGGCCGCTGAGCCTGACACAGGTAACGCGCAGCCAGCCGGAACTGTTTCAGGAGGCGGTCACCCGCTATTTCCAGAAAAAACGCCACCGCCGCACCCAGCTCAAGCAATACAAGTACGATCTGGCGATTCTGGTCGATCCGAAGGAAAAAACCCCGCCGTCCTGTCCGCAGGCGCTGGAGCGGTTCCGCCGGGCCGGCGAGCAGATCGGCTTTTTTGTCGAGTTCATCGGCAAGATGGACTATCGCCGCATCTGCGAGTTCGATGCCCTGTTCATCCGCGAAACCACGGCCATCGAGAACCATACCTACCGCTTTGCCCGTCATGCCTACACCGAGGGGCTGGTGGTGATTGACGATCCCTGGTCAATTTTGCACTGTTCCAACAAGATCTACCTGCATGAACGGCTGGCTCGCGCCCGCCTGCGTCAGCCGCGTTCCTGGCTGCTGACGAAAACCGCCGCCACGCCCGAGCGCTTGCGCGCGCTGCCGTTTCCGCTGGTACTGAAACTGCCGGAGAGTTCCTTTTCCCTGGGCGTCTACAAGGTTGGGGACCTGAGCGCCCTGCAGATCCGCCTGAAGCAGATGTTCGCCCAGAGCGATCTGGTGATTGCCCAGGAGTTTCTCGAAACGGCCTTCGACTGGCGCATTGGCGTGCTCGACCATGCGCCGCTGTTCGCCTGCAAGTACTACATGGCCCGCGGTCACTGGCAGGTGTACAACTGGGGCGATGAAACCTCGGCCGATTTTGCCGGCCAGTCCGAGGCCATTCCCCTGCAGCAGGTGCCGCCCCACATTCTCAAAGCGGCGGTCAAATCGTCCTCTCTCATCGGCGACGGCCTCTATGGCGTCGATCTGAAGGATGTTCAGGGGCAGGCCTATGTCATCGAGATCAATGACAATCCCAATATCGACGTCGGCATCGAAGATGCCCTGCTGCAGGATGAACTTTACCTGCGCATCATGGCTTCGTTTTTCAGCCGCATCGAGCGCGAACGCCATCAGCCGCGTTATCTGCTTTAACCTTTGTTTTGTGGAGCCCGCTCATGATCCATCCCGCGACCCGTATCGGTTTTGTCAGTGAGGCCATCGGCAACGGGGTCTTTGCCACCGCGCCGTTGCCCCGTGGCACGCTGCTGGTGGTGCAGGACGCCTTCGATCAGTGCCTTACGCGCGCCCATTTTCAGGCCCTGCCGCCGGTGTTGCGCGACAGTCTGGAAACCTATCTCTACCATAATAAACGGGGAGAACTGGTGTTGGGTTGGGATCATGCCAAGTACATCAATCACAGCTGCACCAGCAACAGCCTGATGACCGACTACGGGCTGGAAATCGTTGTGCGCGATATCGCGGCCGGCGAGGAGATCACTACCGATTACGGTCTGCTCAATGTGCAGGAACCCTACGAACTGTATTGCAACTGCCAGCCCTGCCGGGGGCGGCTGGCGCTGGACGATATCGATCGGCTGGCCGATCTCT is a window encoding:
- a CDS encoding EAL domain-containing protein, which encodes MSCRHCTTTPPWPNGRRTLYISAAHEYILDKIATALFSEGYDCQLAPMQLCCQLEDFAALVTTLAALPDLTETEQRNIHLLPLAPDEALDFGKMAQAKTLETWATLLQARELVWLLDNGSLTVHFQPIVAVADHSIYAYECLARGVLADGSFMAPGPMFTTALKTGLLFNLDRQCRETAIKTAAVKNIYQNIFVNFLPSSIYNPEFCLRDTVHWAQQLEFDPGRIVFEVVETEKVDSLEHLIHILDYYRSKGFRTALDDIGSGFSSLNLFARLQPNIIKLDMELVRDVHRSEIKQSIARALRAMCRDAGCQILAEGIETREEYDWFKALGVDLMQGYYFGKPSAEPRRSL
- a CDS encoding ArsR/SmtB family transcription factor, with protein sequence MQTQTQPEIRPQTAAEKAFCRTRAEVLKALAHPTRLWMVEQLADGERCVCEFVAAIDVDFSTISKHLAVLRQAGIVTDDKRGKQVFYRLRVPCVLQFLGCIDAALKP
- a CDS encoding GNAT family N-acetyltransferase; amino-acid sequence: MGRLQIREAVLEDLDFLHQLEGCCFPCHRQSSRRSLRTSITSASQQTYILERIKNKLPPAPVGAATVFCYKHALRIYSIAIHPDYRGHGMGDFLLRYLIGLAQLRGCDRLTLEADSHNRALIDWYRKFSFVTVEQLEDYYGPGEPACRMVHRLRQTPDSALFTGNVIVVDQVRRWRFAIPGVEIVSARDYLSAERFRNSERYHVLNLCQSYRTHSLGYYVSLLAAARNHRLIPSVMAMKDVANMAIAQSLTEEIRPFLDDKLQRIGPDGLELMVVLGKTPRREFADLAKKLFTLFEIPFFIVQFARNGSWKIRQIRPLSLTQVTRSQPELFQEAVTRYFQKKRHRRTQLKQYKYDLAILVDPKEKTPPSCPQALERFRRAGEQIGFFVEFIGKMDYRRICEFDALFIRETTAIENHTYRFARHAYTEGLVVIDDPWSILHCSNKIYLHERLARARLRQPRSWLLTKTAATPERLRALPFPLVLKLPESSFSLGVYKVGDLSALQIRLKQMFAQSDLVIAQEFLETAFDWRIGVLDHAPLFACKYYMARGHWQVYNWGDETSADFAGQSEAIPLQQVPPHILKAAVKSSSLIGDGLYGVDLKDVQGQAYVIEINDNPNIDVGIEDALLQDELYLRIMASFFSRIERERHQPRYLL
- a CDS encoding SET domain-containing protein — translated: MIHPATRIGFVSEAIGNGVFATAPLPRGTLLVVQDAFDQCLTRAHFQALPPVLRDSLETYLYHNKRGELVLGWDHAKYINHSCTSNSLMTDYGLEIVVRDIAAGEEITTDYGLLNVQEPYELYCNCQPCRGRLALDDIDRLADLWDQQICDALQQAPRLQQPLWPLLSAATVEALSRLSSDPASYRSVRGLKWRCDAAVVDRIAAD
- a CDS encoding calcium/sodium antiporter, which codes for MEGLLAGGAVLIGLVVLLYSADRFVDGAVGVSRHFGMPTLLIGMVVIGFGTSAPEMVVSAISALQGNPGLALGNAYGSNITNIALILGLTAVLRPIAVHSHALRKELPLLLLMTLVAAVQLWDGHLSRLDALVLLLLFAGWMGWSIRQAWRRPGDALGSELEQDLILQPLPLRRAVALVLLGLVLLTLSSRLLVWGAVRLAQGFGVSDLIIGLTIVAIGTSLPELASSLAATRKGEHDLVLGNVLGSNLFNTLAVVGIAGAIEPLVVEPAVLGRDMLTVAVLTAALLLFGFGFTGFGRGRINRFEGALLLVAYGAYNGFLVWSLL